The following proteins are encoded in a genomic region of Arachis stenosperma cultivar V10309 chromosome 4, arast.V10309.gnm1.PFL2, whole genome shotgun sequence:
- the LOC130975441 gene encoding uncharacterized protein LOC130975441 has translation MLQNQAIHKKDEVMVLIFKVEAEEVSEVEVVEITTKEVIITLHHLIKEKVKQISRLLTKEEVEAIFIYQERTNFNYFYCEKYGHKVAGCRFKMVNNNQAHITENQHQTINVNPGTQTLFVTSNSCAEDENIWCLDNACSNHMSDRKELFSSLDDSVKLLLKFGNSTKIPIEGKGHIPIRLKDSSLSYISDIFYTFELDYNSLSMGQLSEKGYKMITYRGYYTV, from the coding sequence ATGTTGCAGAATCAAGCCATACACAAGAAAGACGAGGTCatggttttaatttttaaagtagAGGCAGAGGAAGTTTCAGAGGTAGAGGTCGTGGAAATTACAACCAAGGAAGTTATAATAACTTTACACCACCTAATCAAGGAAAAGGTGAAACAAATTTCACGTCTGTTAACCAAGGAAGAGGTTGAAGCAATTTTTATATATCAAGAAAGAACCAATTTCAACTACTTTTATTGTGAAAAATATGGACACAAAGTAGCAGGTTGCAGATTCAAAATGGTGAATAACAATCAAGCACATATTACAGAAAATCAGCATCAAACTATTAATGTTAATCCGGGTACTCAAACTTTATTTGTTACAAGTAATTCATGTGCTGAAGATGAAAATATATGGTGCTTGGATAATGCCTGTAGTAATCATATGTCTGATAGAAAGGAGTTATTTTCTTCACTAGATGATTcagttaaattattattgaagtTTGGTAATAGTACAAAGATTCCTATTGAAGGAAAAGGGCACATACCAATTAGATTGAAAGATAGTTCTTTGAGTTATATTTctgatattttttatacttttgaACTTGATTACAATTCACTGAGTATGGGACAATTATCTGAGAAGGGATACAAGATGATAACTTATCGTGGATACTACACTGTTTGA